Sequence from the Fibrobacter sp. genome:
CTCTGGTTATAACATTGACACTCTTTTCTCTCGGTCTTGCTGACAAAATCAAGATTCTTAAAAGAGAAAGGGAACAATCGCAAAAACAGGCTATTGCAAGTCTGGAAGAGAAACTTCTGTTACAGGAGGAGAAATCTGCAATAGAGCGGGAGCTTGAGCACTCCAGGAAAATGGAAACAATAGGAAGATTGCTGAGTGGAATAGCTCATGACATTAAAAACATGGTTAATCCCATCTTTGGATACGCTCAACTTATTCAAAAAGATCTTCGGAATGATTCCAGCGCGTATAGAAAAATCAGCCATTTGATTGACGCAACCGACCGTCTGAAAGATCTCACTTCGACGCTGCTGATAGCCTCCCGAAAAAATACATTGAATTTAAAGCCATTGAATCTCAACCAGACAATGGATCAGGTAATATCTCTGTTGAAGCATTCAGCACCTAAAGGTGTATCGGTTAAATATGAAAAATCCGATGAGGAAATCACTGTTTTGGCGGATATGGGGATGCTCTACAGTGCTGTTCTGAATGTGGGAATCAATGCTGTTGATTCAATGCCTGATGGTGGTACAATTGTCATTTCTACAGAATCGGTTAAAATTGACAAATCATTTTCAACTTTGCATGGGTTTACAATTCCTGAAGGACATTACTCTGTAATAGCAATAAAGGATACCGGGGCTGGAATGAGCCGTGAGATATTAGAACGCCTGTTTGAGCCTTTTTTCACTACCAAAATGGAAGGCAAGGGAACAGGGCTGGGGCTCGCAGCCGTTTATGATTGCATGAAGGCTCATAACGGTTATATCGATGTGCATAGTGAACTTGGCAAGGGAAGCCAGATCTATCTTTACTTTCCATGTGCAGATATCATGAGTGAAAAGAAATAACATGTAAATCAATTCTGCCGGGTAAGGAGTTTGTCCTGTTTTTTATCCCTTACTGTCTCCAGTGTTTTCCTGTTTTGCAGATAGTATGACTCAAGCCTGTGATATGCAGAAGTGTCTATCTTTTGTACATGTGCAACATTGTTAATCTCTGATAAGTATTGAGCATTAAGATAGGAAAAGGCGCTTTTGTAAGCTTTGTACAGAAACAGTACATGCTTGGGAGAGAATGTAAAGCATTCACTCCACAACCTCCTCAGATAAGCATCCGTGATGTTGCTTTTTGTTGCCCACTCCGATACTGTCTCCGGGGTATCTTCTGCAAGAACCCTGCAGCATTCACAAATAATCGGGTTTACTGCAGCAGATAAGTCCGGCAGAATAGTTTTCTGGAGGAAAATCTCAGAAAGTTTATCCCAGAAAACCGGGGAAGTGACATCGACCGGTTTGGCGAGTAAACCTGCAGCACCCAGTTTGGATGCTTCGAATGCGCGTTCTATGTCTGCGGATCCGCTGATAACCACAAATGGTATCTGCCGGGAGTATTTCTTCAGAAGGTAACACTCATCATTGTTGATATCATCTATTCCGAAATCGAGTATACAAATATGTATGGGTACGCCTGAATGGATCGCATTCTCCGCAGTTTGTGCATTTGGGGCTTTTATTATTTTGTAAATGGGATGGCCGGAGATGAAATCTTCGTAGAAATCAAGATGACATGGTTCATCATCGACCACAAGAACTGTTATGGTTTTATTCAGGAAGTCGAAATATCGATGAGACATAGAATGTAAGTGTGATGAGAGCCTTATATTTATAGCACATTTGCGAACTGATTAATATAGGTCTTCGAAATTCCATAAGACAACAGAAAAAGGCATGGATATTCAGCCGGATCAAACAGCTTTATACCGGTTGCATGCATTGTTTGGCAAATGCGGCTGCAGTTTTCCGGTTAATTTATTTTAACACAGGATGATCTTGAATCGGTAAACTCTTGCTGGTATTTTAAGCTGACTCTTCAGGCTGTTTTTTTTCTCTTTTTTTCGCTCTCTTTTATTCCTGATTTCCTCGATAGCACGCTGATTCCAGGTTTGTGAAAATCACCTCACCAGGAAAGCACCTAGTCCTGTTCCAAAAAATTATATTATAAAAGTACTACTGAGGTTTTCACGCTTTTACCTCCCCGCCTCGCGGGCTTTTACCCTGAGAACGGCCTGAGGGGTAATGCTCCGGCGGAGCAGAAAAGCCCGTTGAAGCACCTGTTTTAGTTTCCATCGCAGGTTTAAACTCAAGGTGTGTACGGGACCTTAATAAAACTCATTCTCAGGGCTGCTGTCTTTGGAAAGAAAAAAATGCCAGAGGATACAAACATGAAAATGTGTGATGAATGCGGGATAAACCCTGCGAACATTCATCTTACTCAGATAATGCAGAATCAGACCCGGATCCATCATCTCTGCCAGGAGTGTGCCCGGAAAATGGGGATAAACATCTCTGTGAATGTCGAGGAATCCGGGAGTGGGCAGGAAGTAACTGAATCTGATAAGAGTTGCGGCCGATGCGGCATGAATTATTCCGAGTTCCGCTCAAAGGGATGGCTGGGGTGCGCTGAGTGTTACCATGCCTTTGAAAAAGAGATTGATGAGATGCTTATTCAGGTTCACGGTTCTGCCATCCACAAAGGCAAACAGTATCATAAATCAAATACAAGGGTCAAAGCAACCGCTGATATAAAGCGGCTCCGTCATGAGCTTGCCGCAGCAATTAAAAATGAGCAATTCGAGCAGGCTGCTCTTCTTCGGGATGCTATCCACAATCTCAAGAAGACAGAGGTTGAGTGATATGAGAGCTGATGTAATTACCTCTGAGGGAAATCCTGGAAAACTGCCGGCCTGGTTCGATAACAGCGGTCCTGATAAAGATGTAATCACCTCCACCAGAATCCGTCTTGCCCGCAATCTGACCGGGCATCGATTCCCATGCAGCGCCTCGGAATCCGAGAAGAAAAAAATTTTCAATGAAATTGCCGATGTTATCTCCAGTGAGTCCAGATTTCGGTCATTTGATATATGCCATCTCGCAAATATGAACAACCTTGGCAAATTATTCCTTGTTGAAGAGCGTATAGTGAGCCCCGACATGCTCAATGACAGCGGAGAGCGGGGAGTTGCTCTTGATTCCACACGCAGAATAAACATAATGATAAACGAGGAAGATCATCTGAGGATTCAGTGCCTGGATTCCGGATTCAGGCCTACGGAGCTGTGGAGTGTGGTGAGTCATATAGACGATATCCTGGGCAGGAAGCTGGAATTTGCTTTTGACAGCAGACGCGGTTTCCTTACATGCTGTCCCACCAATTCAGGAACAGGCCTGCGGGTTTCCTTTCTCATGCATCTTCCCGGTCTTGTTCTGACAAAAGCTATCGATGCTGTGCTGCAGGGGGCAAGTCAGATGGGGATCTCTACAAGAGGTTTTTTCGGGGAGCACTCCGAAGTTGTGGGGAACTTCTTCCAGCTCTCAAATCAGGCCACGATGGGGGCACATGAGAATGATTTTCTGAACAATACTCAGAAGATAGTCTGTGAGATCATAAAGCATGAACGCTCAGCAAGAGAAAGAATAATGAGGGATGCGGAACTGGAATTGAGTGACAAGGTCTACCGGGCATACGGAATACTTCTTCATGCCAGGACCCTTACCCTC
This genomic interval carries:
- a CDS encoding response regulator, whose translation is MSHRYFDFLNKTITVLVVDDEPCHLDFYEDFISGHPIYKIIKAPNAQTAENAIHSGVPIHICILDFGIDDINNDECYLLKKYSRQIPFVVISGSADIERAFEASKLGAAGLLAKPVDVTSPVFWDKLSEIFLQKTILPDLSAAVNPIICECCRVLAEDTPETVSEWATKSNITDAYLRRLWSECFTFSPKHVLFLYKAYKSAFSYLNAQYLSEINNVAHVQKIDTSAYHRLESYYLQNRKTLETVRDKKQDKLLTRQN
- a CDS encoding protein arginine kinase produces the protein MRADVITSEGNPGKLPAWFDNSGPDKDVITSTRIRLARNLTGHRFPCSASESEKKKIFNEIADVISSESRFRSFDICHLANMNNLGKLFLVEERIVSPDMLNDSGERGVALDSTRRINIMINEEDHLRIQCLDSGFRPTELWSVVSHIDDILGRKLEFAFDSRRGFLTCCPTNSGTGLRVSFLMHLPGLVLTKAIDAVLQGASQMGISTRGFFGEHSEVVGNFFQLSNQATMGAHENDFLNNTQKIVCEIIKHERSARERIMRDAELELSDKVYRAYGILLHARTLTLSECLNLTSSLRLGVICGIFQNITIEELNRITMLSMPAHIQMFFNKAMDDREMTKIRADMVRELLTKRRRKRKSPGPDSNPSS